The Amblyomma americanum isolate KBUSLIRL-KWMA chromosome 11, ASM5285725v1, whole genome shotgun sequence genome includes the window GATGATAAAATATTCAACTGCTGAAAATCTCCCGTGACTCGGTCGATGCTCATGGCATAGTGGACCTAACATGGTTTTAGTGGCGCTGGTTTGAGTGATGGGGGCTTTTAAAACTTCAGACAGTTTGTTTACAGAACATTTGTCGCAATAAGGGTCCCCAAACTGTCGTAACGACGCCCCTTATTTAATAAACTGTGTGCATCTCCAAGAAGAAACTAATTTTAAAACCCAACGTTTGggagccgactcggctccttcttcagggtaGGCTATATGGGCAGCAGGAGGTCGAAAGAATGGGGGAGGggaggttaaggctgtgagtcacgctgtcggactgtggggaggcggtcaatggcgactcgTCTTCTTGGAGCTGCACAGTGAAGTCCCAGTGCATATACTTCGCTGTGCAGCTCCAAGAAGAcgagtcgccattgaccgcctccccacagtccgacagcgtgactcacagccttaacctcccctcccccacgcctcTCGCATCACCGTTTGCCTTCTTTCGACCTCCTGCTCCcctccatgcatacttaaagGCGCTAGCTACAGCCCCCGTTAACCTTTGAttaaggagccgagccggctccgaCACGTTGGTTTTTCGATTaaattttttggttggagatgggTCAGAGTTTAGTATACGTTATCACACCAGCCAGACAGGCaagtctgtcaaaatgtttagttttcagacgCCACTTATAGGATCTCACGCTTAGCGGGAGTGCTTCAGGTCATGATTTTGCAGCTCGCGCAGTGGCAGCCGCAAGCACATGGACAGCTTGACTGCAATGTGAGAGTCTTTATAATGCTACCGTGTGGTAGCCGCAGAACCGCGCTCTCAGGTGTTCCAGTTATGCGTTATCGACTGTGTACATCGTTGGTAGAACTCCAGTGGCCTCGCCTAAGCACGTTTTGTGCCGAAAAATTGTGTTTAAGCAAGCGTGCACGTGACACTGTGGACGAGACCTGAAGCAATTCACTGCGCTGTCTATACTAAACTTAATGACTCACTGCAAAACTGAAAGCTCGTTTCTTACTCGAATCCGCATTCGAAAACTTCCTTGCGTCCCCCTTGCTATATCAACGGTGGTTGCGCTTGCGAGAAAGGTTCCAGTTTCTGCCTATACTCCCTACAATGGTTGTTCACGGTGACTCCCCGGTCGcgcctgcagcagcatcgtccagcAGCGTGAACCTGTTGTGCCGTTTCTCGCCCCGCTACCGGGCGGGCATCTACCCTTACGGCGTCTGCACGCATTTCATCTACGCCAGCGTGCCCAATCGGGCGAGAACCGACTCGCCGGATGTCCTCTACAGCTACGACCAAGGTCCGTGGCGCTGCGGCCAGCCACACTGCTTTTTCTtagtatgccccccccccccccctgctggcATTTATTTTAACAGAACTGCAGTGAAATATCTAATTGCACATATGCATTTTCGTATGTGGGGTTAATTTATGATTTCTGTGATAGTTTTTGTAGAGCTTGTTCAAGCTGCTTTAACTTTATCGTTTCAAAGAAATGAAAGCAAAGAAATGACAGGATAGAACGAGAGATTTAAGCAGATCGTGAAAAGTGGGTTAGTGACCCTTCCGTTGTCTAAACAGAAACAGAGATGTAATCAAGAAAGGATTGAAATGGAGCGACACGTGCATCATCATGACCAAATAATTGGACACAGCATGCGCTAAAAATGTATAACAAGCAACTGTCTCATGCATAATAAACAGTTTTGAGTTCGCGCCTCATGTGTACAGGGTTATTCAAAAGTTATGTCACAGGGTCTGCTTTCATGAGATTGCCAGTCCCCTCAGGAGGGAGAATAACTCATCATCTACCATCCAGAGATTTTGAATATCGGAGGTATAATAAATGCCTCACTACCTACAATGCCGACACACAGACCGTGTTGCCCGGAAACTTTTGAACAGCCCTGGACCTGTCTGTTTCTTCGTCTCATCGTTTGTAGTGTTGTATAGTAACGCGTAGTAAACCAGAATGCAGAACCAATTGGCCCATATTTTAGCTTTGCTTTCAGAGACAGTTGCCTCACGCACACCACGTTTTGCTGTAAATCGCATTATTAGGCGCGAGGAAAAGAGATAGCTAGCGCACAGGATTCTTCTCACGGCACAGAGTTACCACCATCCTTGGCGTAGGCAGGACACGAGAAAAGAATCCTGCCCGGGAGTACTAAGGCCGATCCGGATCGCGCCAAGGGCACGTGCACGTGCAAGGCGGTTGACCTCGACGTGATGACAATACGTTGACGACTTTCGTTGGACCGCCTCCTTAGGGAGGCATCCGCCGCTTcactcttgagttgtatccggcttgATTTTTACGGGGTGAGGATTTTTATTTCCAGTATGAACCCATACGCACGCTCCGCTAACTTGATCACatcaaattgaaaattggtttttaggaaagaaaatgacgcagtaaccgtctcacatacatctcggcggatacccgaaccgcgctgtaagggaacggataaaggagggagtgaaagaagaacggaagaaaggtgtgccatagtggagggctccggaataatttcgaccacctgatgatctttaacgcgcactcacatcgcacagcacgcgggcgccttttgcgtttctcctccatcgaaacgcggccgccgcggtcgggttcgaacccgggtacaccggctcagtagacgagcgccctaaccactgagcccaccgtggcgggtaagaTAACATTCGTCCACCTGCGCAATGTGTCGACGCAGGGGCCTTCAGGAAGTTCCTCCACGTGCGCGACACTGCGGCCGACGCGCGGCTGCTGCTCTCGGTGGACCTGCAGGCGATGCTGCAGACCGGCTGGTCGCCGAAGCGGCTGGCCTCCGACGCCCGCATCTGGCTCGACCGCAGCGGCGTCGACGGACTGCACGTCACGGGGCTCGACCTCTTGCCCAGGACCGTGCAGAACGTCAGCGACGTCGTCACGGTTCGCAGCTGTGGGTTTTTTGTGCCGAGAAACGCGGATAGAGAACTAACGTGAAAGGACAATGGTGGCAGAATTCTACGTGCTTGTGACTTTTTCGCGCCCGCTATCTTTCTCACCTTACGCGCTATTTCAGTGCCCAGGGTGCAGATAGGCTCGCACCAATGTATCTCTCGTTCATTATTCATTTCATTTCGCGATATTTAAGCCGATCTCCAAATTTGCTCTCTGTGGAGGACGCATCTTTTACCGAGTCCAGAGAGCGACGGCACACATCAGGTTAAACTCATTGGTGGGAGCATCCaatccaaaaacctttatttcgatcagaagggaggccccctactccctacccccggcacgcaggcctaggggtaggggccgggacccccgcgattaaaggcaggcaaagagttgctggctcttcgtggcctccaccgccagatgaatggcttgcttctgcttgacggggtccgtgctccgcagaagggtctcccaagCTTCTCTACTATCGGCCACATGACCTCACAGATTGAAAGGGAAGCGACAAACGGGTGGCATTCAGTGGCGGCGCGCCACAGAAGTTTCATCACTCGTCACTGCCAAGTGTGTGGGCCGCTTTTGTTTGCTCCCTCGAGGTGCCGCCAGTGTGCAAATGAGTCATTCATTTGTGACACGTGAGCGTCGCCTGGAAGAACTGGGTTTCCATTACTGCGCATTTCTGCTCGACTGTTCAAGACCGTGCAAATAGCGCACACAAGACTCAGTACAACTATGCCTATAGTTTAACTCCAGGATTGCTCGCATAACGAGAGGGCTACGTAATGTCCGTGCACTGAACGTATCTGTGAAGTGTGTGCTTTCATCGCCGCGGTGTTCTATCTGTTCAACGAAATGGACAACCGCTCTTCTGGCGGGATATTACTGAAAGCCGTTCGAAAACATGAGGGTCAGTGACAGCAGTAAGCAACCCCAGCGCTTCCAGCTGACCATACGGCCGTAATCTTGTGCGCGTCCCATTCTGCCAACCACGCGCGATTGGAACTTTGTCGAGTTAAGCCGgggtacaccccccccccccccgatcctTGTTCTTGTTCCTTTTATTTTGAGTCATCCATCAAACAGTCAATTAACCTGTCCTCGCGTGCTTTCACTCTAGGATTGTTCCTGtttgtttgtgggggtttaacgccccaaggcggctctggctatgagggaccccgtagagaagggctccaggaatttctgctacccggggttctttaacgtgtattgacatcgcacagtacacgggcctctagaatttcgcctctatcgaactATTACTGCTACTATCAGAGTTCGTGCATGTGAcgtaagccaacagtcactgaaaccaagcagAGAAAGGAAAATGTTTCAGATTTTTAAATTTATGTTGCTAATTAATGGGAAATTAACAGTGTAGTCATGTTATGGCTCAAAACTAATTTTCTAGAATGTAGACGAGAAAACAACCACATTCCGCCGCTGGAATGCGACCTCAAGCCTTTGAATTCCGTGTGATTCGCTAGAGCAGCGAGATGACACTTGTGAGTTAAGGTCGCATACACTATCGATCCGAAATACCACATTTGATTCAAAGCTCGATTGGACGTGACATAGGACAACCATCGGCCCACTGCTCGAGCACTACTGTCAGGTGCGGGTTCGCTCATTTTTTTCTCCCGCTCTCATCACGTCTCCACTTTTTATTTTCGCGCAGGCTCTGCGCAGGTCGTTCAAGCGGCAGTACCTGCTCACCATTGGCGTCGACCGCACGCAGAAGATCGTCGAGAAGGAGCTACTCAAGATACTTAAGTACGATTCCCATGCACGCTCGAGATGCCACTGCCATTACCACGAACTGATTCGAACCCCGGAtttctggtgttttttttttttttgtacggcgAGAGCTGTTATTGGGAGTCTTCCTGAAACGTCGCCGAAGCCGAGTCCGAAACAGTGCGCGGCGCTTTTACTGTCAGCTCCGGCAAATTTATATTTCATTCAAATTGAGATTTCATACTTATTAGAAATGTAAATTGAGATTTCGATATAAATTTGCATTTCAGATGAAACTGTAAAGCTATAAATATGCATTTAGATTAAAGTTTTGAATTTATATTTTAATATAAATTAAAAGGTTAATTTCGCATTTCAAATTTTTAATGTAAATACAGGCTTTAAAAATTATATTTAAAATGAAAATGCATACATTAAAAATCTTAGATAAAACTACTGAAAATTCCAAATGTTTGTAAAGGATTTCTCTTTATAACAAGATTAATATTGAAGAGGCTAGCGCATCTCTCTTCGCCCTAACGCCTTTTTGTGTGCAAAAAAATATTCACGGTTCAGCTGACGCACAGAATTTTGCAAGTTGTAAATTTTGACCAGTGACTGTTCTCAATGAATGTTTTGACTTAGCAGTAGTCTAGTTCTGTCACTTTTTTAGGGGTGGGCGAAttttcgaaaatttcgaatagcgaatcgaGTATACTTCTATTTGATTATTCGAACGCGTCAGATAGTGCACATTCAAAATTACTCGAAACGAATGGAACATGCTCTGAGCTTCTAGCATAGTTTTCGAATTATCGGCAGGAGGTTCAAGTAATTCCCGCCGTATTTTTATTCGACGACTGTTCCAAAAACGGACCACACCGACGCCGCGAACAATCCTTCCACGATAAAAGTATGAACTGGATTAAGACTTCAGCGCCACGGCGCGGTCCATTTGTGCGCTGGCGTTCATAATGCTTGTGCGTGGCCTCTAATACTGGACGGCGCGGCAGGACTCAGGCGACTTCAGGAAAACCCTGCCTTTTTGCTCGATCTCAGTGGTTATAATTCACATGTAGGGAATGAAttaatgatgatgaatttttatggcgcaatggccgctttggccaaagagcgccatgacacaaggtatttttcgtttgctcaaggtggggtcaaagaccgatttcccaagcatttcaccctaaattagccgagcaccaggcaggggaaagcttgtactcattgtaccgcagcggtgggcacccggcggcactggggatcgaaccccaaaccactaggccatcgctgcggtACGCTCACGCGTAGGGACCACCAGTCTCATTTCCTGCAGTGTGgttccagtgccgccgggtgcccaccggttttcTGATGGTCACAAGGTTTCCTCAGGCCTAGagctcggcttttctggggtaaaatgcttgggaaagaaGAGTATTTGACCAAAGCAAGCAAATAGTTATTTTTTATGGTTACAACTTGACGGTCTTGGAATTACTGTAGTGGCTTCGTGTTGCGACCAGTTAGTGGATTATATGTGTTGCGTCTTTCACCAGCTTTCCCTTCATAATTTCTAAACTTGTAGCACCGTATAGGGCAGTGCCACCACTGGCACTTGAGTGTTTCGTACTATTGCTCTTTTTGTACGAATATGCGCAAAAGTATCCAATAATCAtattgatattcgattcgtatttgattTCGTTTTTAGCCGAGCTATTTGTGTTCGACAAGTGGTGGTTCTATTTGGTGgggaaaatttgtgtgcagggcgtgcaactgtctctttcgcagaacaccttcgctgcactgcacgggGGTGGGGAAGGGGAATTGAAGAGATCGAATAGAGTACGTTCGTGTCGTGTGTTCGATTCGGAAGCGAAGCTGCATGATTACTATTCGATTCGAGTTGGAAAAAGTGCTATTCGCACACGCCTGCGGTTTTTCGTTTCCCGTTCCTGCACAGCACTAAACAGGAGGCAGTCGAAAGGAAGCAGAAATAAAGTGCAACCGTATTTTCACAGCCCAGTTGTGAAAGAGCACTGATTATATACAAGCGATGATCAGAGCACATTTAGAATTAAAACACTGGCGCCTGAGGCAGGAGCTATAGGGGCGAAGCAGTTCACGCTTGCCTGTAAAGCAGGGACCGAACGAGCAACGTATACATCCAGGTTGGTGGACTTCGCGGCCTTCAGAACGAGCCCCGTGCGCCACTCGGACGAACGCACCGCGCTGACCAACCCTTACGACAAGTACGACAACAGCACCTCCGCGCGGTTCCTGGTGAGTTCTGCTTCAGCGCCTGATCGCGTACATAAACGGCCGGAAGAGTACCGCGGCTGCCCAGCGCGCTTAATCCATTCCTGCCGTTACGTCGTGCTCGGTACTTGAAGTCAACTAATCTGCCAGGCGGAAGCGCCGATGCCGTCACTGTCTGCAGCATATGGACTGGAACCAGGGATGCCAAGACAACGATGACGTGAAACAACTCTCGTTTTAGGTTTTAGGCAACCTTTCTCTTAATTTGTGAGCAGTTATGAGTATTTTGACTCAACAACACTTCGGATAAATTATTGCACTTCTTCTGTTTTGTTTACTGGACGGACGGATCGTCCCCTTTCAAACGGGGTGGTGGCACCTTGCCACCATGCTTggcttttttaatttttg containing:
- the LOC144109765 gene encoding acidic mammalian chitinase-like; translated protein: MVVHGDSPVAPAAASSSSVNLLCRFSPRYRAGIYPYGVCTHFIYASVPNRARTDSPDVLYSYDQGAFRKFLHVRDTAADARLLLSVDLQAMLQTGWSPKRLASDARIWLDRSGVDGLHVTGLDLLPRTVQNVSDVVTALRRSFKRQYLLTIGVDRTQKIVEKELLKILKLVDFAAFRTSPVRHSDERTALTNPYDKYDNSTSARFLSREVRKLVMLAARSRKSNLCFTLTLGGHQFVLSQAAHHGIGAPGTRIGDASYAEICRRHWSEVKYIESAIGYYARSGRTWISYDTEKTIGAKVRLAMRNHPELCVMLVQVDKDDIHGICSEKHFPLAQSVKHAMRLFHRKPPTHDT